One part of the Mesomycoplasma conjunctivae genome encodes these proteins:
- a CDS encoding phosphotransferase produces the protein MKKISKGYTNDSYYDKGLFVQIKKYNGFNHKIDYALLSQFSFVPKLVSNDKEQIAWEWLGESTVEKTSENLKQIALQLKEIHSSKLPFPASNHAARVKNYIKIINEKKITIDAINKYYKHITKVLKYMDKTTPLHNDLWLFNMVEKDGKIYFIDWEYATKGDKHFDLAYFIESAQLNDEQESLFLDTYGDYVYEFVIQHKILVNYLIILWNNSQPQQYFDDKPFIKKLDVLIKELERYKQ, from the coding sequence ATGAAAAAGATTAGTAAAGGTTATACAAATGATTCTTATTATGATAAAGGATTATTTGTGCAAATTAAAAAATATAACGGATTCAATCACAAAATTGACTATGCGCTTTTATCACAATTTAGCTTTGTACCCAAATTAGTATCTAATGATAAAGAACAAATTGCTTGAGAGTGATTAGGTGAATCTACCGTAGAAAAAACAAGTGAAAATCTAAAGCAAATTGCCTTACAATTGAAAGAAATTCACAGTAGCAAACTGCCATTTCCTGCTTCAAATCATGCTGCTCGTGTGAAAAATTATATTAAGATCATTAACGAAAAAAAGATTACTATTGATGCTATTAATAAGTATTATAAACATATTACTAAAGTTTTAAAATACATGGATAAAACAACCCCATTACATAATGATTTATGACTTTTTAATATGGTTGAAAAAGATGGTAAAATTTATTTTATTGATTGAGAATATGCAACTAAAGGTGATAAACATTTTGATTTAGCATATTTTATTGAATCAGCTCAACTAAATGATGAGCAAGAATCTTTGTTTCTTGATACTTATGGCGATTATGTTTATGAATTTGTAATTCAACATAAAATTTTAGTAAATTATCTTATCATTCTTTGAAACAATTCTCAACCACAACAATATTTTGATGACAAACCCTTTATAAAAAAACTTGATGTTTTAATTAAAGAGTTGGAAAGATACAAACAATAA
- the recA gene encoding recombinase RecA, with the protein MIDAKLLKQALIDIKKKFGNESIMVLGERPPVDTEVFSSGSLSIDKALGVGGFPKGRIIEIFGPESSGKTTITLHAIAEVQKQGGIAAFIDAEHAIDPQYAKNLGIDIDNLILSQPDSGEQALDIVDTLVKTGAIDLIVVDSVAALVPTAELEGEMKDQVIGAQARLMSKALRKITASLNKNGTTVIFINQIREKVGVIFGNPETTPGGRGLKFYSSIRLDVRKIQQISTGNDITGHTVKIKVVKNKLAIPFKTALVEIIFSKGISKAAEIAQLAEEMLILERKGSWFAYNGQNIAQGKANLRLLLENNSNLFNELKNIIESKLKDNEN; encoded by the coding sequence ATGATAGATGCAAAATTACTAAAACAAGCTCTTATTGATATTAAGAAAAAGTTTGGAAATGAATCAATAATGGTACTTGGTGAGCGACCTCCAGTAGACACAGAAGTTTTTTCAAGTGGTAGTCTCTCAATTGACAAAGCTCTTGGAGTAGGTGGTTTTCCAAAGGGAAGAATTATTGAAATTTTTGGCCCTGAATCATCAGGTAAGACAACTATTACCTTGCACGCGATTGCTGAAGTACAAAAACAAGGAGGAATTGCTGCTTTTATCGATGCTGAACATGCTATTGATCCACAATATGCCAAAAATTTAGGAATTGATATAGACAATTTAATTTTATCTCAACCCGACTCAGGTGAACAAGCACTTGACATAGTGGATACCTTAGTAAAAACCGGTGCTATTGACTTAATTGTTGTCGATTCTGTTGCCGCTTTAGTACCTACTGCCGAATTAGAAGGCGAAATGAAAGACCAAGTAATAGGTGCGCAAGCTCGCTTAATGTCAAAAGCGCTACGTAAAATTACAGCATCACTTAATAAAAATGGAACAACTGTGATTTTTATTAACCAGATACGTGAGAAAGTAGGAGTAATTTTTGGTAATCCAGAGACTACCCCAGGAGGAAGAGGATTAAAATTTTATTCTTCAATAAGATTAGATGTCAGAAAAATTCAGCAAATTAGCACTGGCAATGATATTACTGGGCACACTGTCAAAATTAAGGTAGTAAAAAATAAACTAGCAATTCCTTTCAAAACAGCGCTTGTGGAAATTATTTTTTCTAAAGGGATTTCCAAAGCTGCCGAAATTGCTCAGCTTGCTGAAGAAATGTTGATTTTAGAAAGAAAAGGATCTTGATTTGCATACAACGGACAAAATATTGCTCAAGGCAAGGCAAATTTAAGACTTCTACTCGAAAACAATTCTAACTTATTTAATGAATTAAAAAATATTATTGAAAGCAAACTAAAAGATAATGAAAATTAA
- a CDS encoding phospholipase D-like domain-containing protein, with protein MQRKNQVFFYYLFLILTLAALASVIFLLYFVLIRKLDWYLFAIVILVYFFNLIFNLYLLLQQRNFEAKISWIAIFSIIPFIGSFLYVIYGRRYINRKNSKHFFQEYKNFTKQENLQIPNIEVENEKNFLLEYAQNKFNSPIRSFNSEIIVDGFKFFELFFNAIRNAKKFIFIDTFIIKNDFIWKELKQILIQKSLEGVEVKIIVDSLGVYFIKNREWKDLKSNKVEILFYNIIKFPFLSGNKLYRNHRKVYLIDGEIVFTGGNNISEEYIGFNKKFGYWVDLNMKLEGSIVQSYTQNFLFSWNKWSSKKQQFVYKKEEYLTTVPINEDSNDSKNYGVVLQSGPVTEESIIEGFILKQIYSARKKIQLFTPYFAPSQKIIDALSDVLLAGIEVEIYIPGKNDKSFFIYFNSYFAKMLKEKGAKIYIFKKLFYHSKSIIIDEKIGIMGTLNLDLRSLFSQFEISLLLTGPGIHTYLEYIQDMKNKKIVVEKQDYIKINLFFKMLIHLFKPIV; from the coding sequence ATGCAAAGGAAGAACCAAGTTTTTTTTTACTATTTATTTTTAATTTTAACTTTAGCCGCATTGGCTAGTGTAATTTTTTTACTTTACTTTGTTTTAATAAGAAAACTAGATTGATATTTGTTTGCAATTGTTATTTTGGTTTACTTTTTCAATCTAATTTTTAACTTATATTTATTGCTACAACAAAGAAATTTTGAGGCCAAAATTTCTTGAATAGCCATTTTTTCAATCATACCTTTTATAGGTTCTTTTTTGTATGTAATTTATGGCCGTAGATATATAAATAGAAAAAATTCAAAGCATTTTTTTCAAGAATATAAAAATTTTACTAAGCAAGAAAATCTTCAAATTCCAAACATTGAAGTTGAAAATGAAAAAAATTTTTTATTAGAATATGCTCAAAATAAATTTAACTCGCCTATTAGATCATTTAATTCAGAAATTATCGTTGACGGTTTTAAATTTTTTGAGCTTTTTTTTAATGCAATAAGAAATGCTAAAAAATTTATTTTTATAGATACTTTTATAATAAAAAACGACTTTATTTGAAAAGAATTAAAACAAATACTAATACAAAAAAGTTTAGAAGGTGTTGAAGTTAAAATTATAGTTGATTCTCTAGGAGTATATTTTATAAAAAATAGAGAATGAAAAGATTTAAAATCAAATAAGGTTGAAATACTATTTTATAATATAATCAAATTTCCTTTTTTATCAGGTAATAAGCTATATAGAAATCATAGAAAAGTGTATTTAATTGATGGAGAAATCGTTTTTACAGGTGGTAACAATATTTCAGAAGAATACATAGGTTTTAACAAAAAATTTGGTTATTGAGTAGATTTAAATATGAAATTAGAAGGCTCTATCGTACAAAGTTATACTCAAAATTTCTTATTCAGTTGGAATAAATGATCAAGCAAAAAACAACAATTTGTCTATAAAAAAGAAGAGTATTTAACTACTGTCCCAATTAATGAAGATAGTAATGATAGCAAAAATTACGGTGTTGTTTTACAAAGTGGACCAGTGACTGAAGAATCTATTATTGAAGGTTTTATTTTAAAACAAATTTATTCTGCTAGAAAAAAAATTCAACTTTTTACTCCTTATTTTGCACCTTCACAAAAAATTATAGATGCATTATCTGATGTTTTGCTAGCTGGAATAGAAGTAGAAATTTATATACCTGGAAAAAATGATAAGTCATTTTTTATTTATTTTAATAGCTATTTTGCAAAAATGCTAAAAGAAAAGGGTGCAAAAATATACATTTTTAAAAAACTTTTTTATCATTCCAAATCAATTATTATCGATGAAAAAATTGGTATAATGGGTACACTAAACTTAGATTTAAGATCTTTGTTTTCTCAGTTTGAAATAAGTTTATTATTAACAGGGCCAGGAATTCATACTTATTTAGAATATATTCAGGATATGAAAAATAAAAAAATTGTTGTAGAAAAACAAGATTATATAAAAATAAATTTATTTTTTAAAATGTTAATTCATCTTTTCAAACCGATTGTTTAA
- the secG gene encoding preprotein translocase subunit SecG yields MVFKTIILVIILIISVLMIIVSLLMSPHSNSFSGALIGSSDLDLFQVSKERSFKKFTKWTMFVLGILFMIIALLIRLL; encoded by the coding sequence ATGGTTTTTAAAACAATAATTTTAGTAATTATTTTAATAATATCTGTTTTAATGATTATAGTTTCTCTTTTAATGTCCCCGCATTCAAATTCATTCTCAGGTGCTCTTATTGGTTCTAGTGATTTAGATCTTTTTCAAGTATCCAAAGAAAGAAGTTTTAAAAAATTTACAAAATGAACAATGTTTGTGCTTGGAATACTATTTATGATAATCGCACTTTTAATAAGGCTTTTGTAA
- the rnr gene encoding ribonuclease R, with translation MFIPDQILCKFLTQPKTFIEITKNFNIPYNKNYTITNQISKLIENFVVFKLPDGRYHCPVFLESKVGIYRSKQATFGFVEDKDNPQSENNIFVPAKFSANSLEGDEVRVNIYKDSLKPEQKYGVITKILHRNLKFLIGKIVENGTFLDFEPINLNTKVLFRWQNPSMTSSLKSGDFVKVKIVDYQKRILKISLIQKIGHESEHFLNVKIPIIDSGVSTIFNEEVIQESKQIPQEIKSIDPDRIDLRNEVVITIDGDDTKDFDDAISIETKENNYILKVHIADVSYYVTEDSALDLEAKARGTSIYLPHIVIPMLPESLSNGICSLNPNVDRYTITMEALIDKNGQNLSVKIYPSVIRSYKRLTYHQVNEFFDNKLSFGDPKLENLLKNALKLGQILRKYKENQGYVDLEIDESKIILDEQGYTERIEIKERGLSENIIEDFMVRANENVSKYLADHNFPNLYRVHNKPDSQRILQLNQIIKNLGLEIQIPYNVDSKSFADFVNQIKNKQNDNFIKIAILRTMQKAIYSDVNEGHFGLASKFYSHFTSPIRRYPDLILHRIIRHFIFNKNTDITHFNNILAIEASSTTELEQKAFVLERKIVGIKKAEYINKHIGKSFNAQINSILKFGFFVEIEGIFDALVGVKSLPDNDEDVYNVSEDGFSISNSKFEFKLGQIVNVTITEVDTWNGKVSAKINI, from the coding sequence ATGTTTATACCAGACCAAATTTTATGTAAATTTTTAACACAACCAAAAACATTTATTGAAATAACTAAAAACTTTAATATACCTTACAATAAAAATTACACAATTACTAATCAAATCAGCAAATTGATTGAAAATTTTGTTGTTTTTAAATTACCAGATGGTAGATATCATTGCCCTGTTTTTTTAGAATCAAAAGTCGGAATATACAGATCAAAACAAGCCACTTTTGGTTTTGTAGAAGATAAAGATAATCCACAAAGCGAAAATAATATTTTTGTTCCTGCAAAATTTAGTGCAAACTCACTTGAAGGTGACGAAGTAAGGGTAAATATTTACAAAGACTCTTTAAAACCCGAACAAAAATATGGTGTTATCACAAAAATTTTACATAGAAATTTAAAATTTCTAATTGGTAAAATTGTTGAAAATGGAACATTTTTAGATTTTGAACCTATAAATTTGAACACTAAAGTGCTATTTAGATGACAAAATCCTTCTATGACCTCTTCATTAAAAAGTGGTGATTTTGTTAAGGTAAAAATTGTTGACTACCAAAAACGAATTTTAAAAATATCTCTTATTCAAAAAATAGGCCATGAATCAGAACATTTTTTGAATGTAAAAATTCCTATTATTGATTCTGGTGTATCAACAATTTTTAATGAAGAAGTTATTCAAGAATCAAAGCAAATTCCTCAAGAAATTAAGTCAATCGATCCAGATAGAATTGATCTAAGAAATGAAGTTGTCATTACTATTGATGGTGATGATACTAAAGATTTTGATGATGCTATTTCCATAGAAACTAAGGAAAACAACTACATTTTAAAAGTACATATAGCAGATGTGAGTTATTATGTAACTGAAGATAGTGCACTTGATTTGGAAGCAAAAGCTCGTGGGACATCTATTTACCTACCTCACATAGTAATTCCTATGTTGCCCGAATCTTTATCAAATGGGATTTGTTCACTAAATCCAAATGTTGATAGATACACAATTACTATGGAAGCTTTAATTGATAAAAATGGCCAAAATTTAAGCGTTAAAATTTATCCATCAGTAATTAGATCATACAAGCGTCTAACATATCATCAGGTAAATGAATTTTTTGATAACAAACTCAGTTTTGGTGATCCTAAATTAGAAAATTTATTAAAAAATGCTTTAAAATTGGGGCAAATTTTAAGAAAATACAAAGAAAACCAAGGATATGTTGATCTTGAAATTGATGAATCAAAAATCATTCTAGACGAACAAGGTTATACAGAAAGAATTGAAATTAAAGAACGTGGTTTAAGCGAAAATATCATTGAAGATTTTATGGTAAGAGCTAATGAAAATGTCTCTAAATATTTAGCAGATCATAATTTTCCCAACTTATACAGAGTTCATAACAAACCTGATAGCCAAAGAATTCTACAATTAAATCAAATTATTAAAAATTTGGGTCTTGAGATTCAAATACCTTACAATGTTGATTCCAAATCTTTTGCAGATTTTGTAAATCAAATCAAAAATAAACAAAATGACAACTTCATCAAAATTGCAATTCTCAGAACTATGCAAAAAGCTATTTATTCCGATGTAAATGAAGGTCATTTTGGTTTGGCCTCCAAGTTTTATAGCCATTTTACAAGTCCAATTAGACGTTATCCTGACCTTATTTTACATAGAATTATTCGCCATTTTATTTTTAACAAAAACACAGATATTACTCATTTTAACAATATTTTAGCCATCGAAGCTAGCTCGACTACTGAACTAGAACAAAAAGCTTTTGTTTTAGAAAGAAAAATAGTTGGCATTAAAAAAGCTGAATACATCAACAAACATATAGGCAAAAGCTTTAACGCACAAATAAACTCAATTTTAAAATTTGGTTTTTTTGTAGAAATTGAAGGTATATTTGATGCATTAGTAGGTGTAAAATCACTACCAGATAATGATGAAGATGTCTACAATGTTTCAGAAGATGGTTTTTCTATCTCAAACAGTAAATTCGAATTCAAACTTGGACAAATAGTAAATGTGACAATCACAGAAGTAGATACCTGAAATGGAAAAGTGAGTGCAAAAATAAATATTTAA
- a CDS encoding ribonuclease J, producing MSPTDNPTRFFGLGGMQEIGKSTLVIEDDNDIVIIDAGIKFANIFATGIKGMVPDYQYLKQNESKIRGVFITHGHEDHIGGIAYLVRQVQIKAIYGAKIAIEFLKAKFADLKIHENVKFIEINKDDVYKFNTLSVDFWTAQHSIPDAFGIRITSPHGSIMCTGDFRFDYTPIGNYTDFDRLKTIGDQNLTVLFSDSTNAMRPNHSPSEKDILSDIEMHMRSATKKIIITAFASNLTRIKAIMELGIKLNKKIITFGRSMVNGINIGRKIGYIEIPNESFAGKNLNQYEPNELLILTTGSQGEQLAALDRMSNRKHPKVAIESGDLVIFSSSPIPGNRIKIEHLINRLYKLNAIIKENGPDGYLHTSGHAYKEEHEKIFQYTKPKYFFPYHGEYRMCLAHKQTAIECGVKKENVLIPANGQVYEMVNQEVRLTKKTVACDPVYIDGEIISLDNTRIIDERELMRENGFVYVLVPINRVDNSIFGRVKIISRGAFIVKKSQEMVQEIRRLVHSSILFLLKNKTDVSIPQIKQTVKNRLNTFFYKQRRRKPVILSSVIYVDERQDFIQNHKKAKSSKDKQEKAITVNKKTAKNKVKKVANNEAEKQKNTTKKTQIKRKNKQILTNSNNSIDVATSNNSIKNNHIENKNKQVAKQVIKNTNNQKAKNSEKPKLKTRNQTKQTKKNKEDNKPLSTNLQPKNKSKNLIAKNKNKLKEDKKIEE from the coding sequence ATGTCACCAACTGATAATCCAACACGTTTTTTTGGGCTAGGTGGTATGCAAGAAATTGGTAAATCCACTTTAGTAATCGAAGACGATAACGACATTGTTATCATCGATGCTGGAATTAAATTTGCAAATATTTTTGCTACCGGTATTAAAGGAATGGTTCCCGACTACCAATATTTAAAACAAAACGAATCAAAAATAAGGGGCGTTTTTATAACTCACGGGCATGAAGATCACATTGGCGGAATCGCCTATTTAGTTAGACAAGTCCAAATTAAAGCTATTTATGGTGCCAAAATAGCAATTGAATTTTTAAAAGCAAAATTTGCTGATTTAAAAATTCACGAAAATGTCAAATTTATCGAAATTAATAAAGATGATGTTTACAAATTCAACACTTTAAGTGTGGATTTTTGAACAGCGCAGCACTCAATACCTGATGCCTTTGGAATCAGAATTACATCTCCGCATGGTTCTATAATGTGCACTGGTGATTTTCGATTTGACTATACTCCAATTGGAAATTATACAGATTTTGATCGCCTTAAAACTATTGGTGATCAAAATTTAACTGTTCTCTTTTCAGATTCTACCAATGCTATGAGACCAAACCACTCACCTTCTGAAAAAGATATTTTATCTGATATTGAAATGCATATGAGATCTGCGACTAAAAAAATCATCATTACCGCTTTTGCTTCAAATTTAACAAGAATTAAAGCTATTATGGAATTAGGTATTAAGCTCAACAAAAAAATTATTACTTTTGGTCGTTCAATGGTCAATGGAATAAACATTGGTCGAAAAATTGGTTATATTGAAATTCCTAATGAATCATTTGCAGGTAAAAACTTAAACCAATATGAGCCAAATGAACTTTTAATTTTAACAACTGGTAGTCAAGGTGAACAACTAGCTGCTCTTGATAGAATGTCTAACAGAAAACATCCCAAAGTTGCAATTGAGTCTGGTGACTTAGTAATTTTTTCCTCTTCACCAATTCCTGGAAATAGAATTAAAATAGAGCATTTAATTAATAGACTTTATAAATTAAATGCAATTATCAAGGAAAATGGACCAGATGGCTACCTACATACATCAGGTCATGCTTATAAAGAAGAGCATGAAAAAATATTTCAATATACAAAACCAAAATATTTTTTCCCTTACCACGGCGAATACCGTATGTGTTTAGCTCATAAACAAACAGCAATAGAATGTGGAGTTAAAAAGGAAAATGTTTTAATACCTGCAAATGGTCAAGTATATGAAATGGTGAATCAAGAGGTAAGGTTAACTAAAAAAACTGTGGCTTGTGATCCAGTCTACATTGATGGTGAAATTATTTCCCTTGATAATACAAGAATTATTGATGAACGTGAGCTAATGCGTGAAAATGGTTTTGTTTATGTTTTAGTTCCAATTAATAGGGTTGATAATTCAATTTTTGGGCGTGTAAAAATTATTTCACGTGGTGCTTTTATAGTGAAAAAATCACAGGAAATGGTTCAAGAAATAAGAAGACTTGTCCATTCTTCAATTTTATTTTTGCTAAAAAATAAAACAGATGTTTCTATTCCCCAAATTAAACAGACTGTTAAAAACCGTTTAAATACCTTCTTTTATAAACAAAGAAGAAGAAAACCAGTTATTCTTTCATCAGTAATTTATGTAGATGAAAGACAAGATTTTATTCAAAATCACAAAAAAGCAAAGTCTAGCAAAGATAAACAAGAAAAAGCGATTACAGTTAACAAAAAAACAGCCAAAAATAAAGTAAAAAAAGTAGCAAATAATGAAGCTGAAAAACAAAAAAATACAACAAAAAAGACACAAATTAAGAGGAAAAATAAACAAATATTAACAAATTCTAACAATTCTATTGATGTTGCTACTTCCAACAATTCAATCAAAAATAACCATATTGAAAACAAAAATAAACAAGTTGCAAAACAAGTCATAAAAAACACCAATAATCAAAAAGCTAAAAATAGTGAAAAACCAAAATTAAAAACTAGAAATCAAACTAAACAAACCAAAAAAAATAAAGAAGATAATAAACCTCTAAGCACAAATTTACAGCCAAAAAATAAAAGCAAAAATCTAATCGCTAAAAATAAAAACAAACTAAAAGAAGACAAAAAAATAGAGGAATAA
- the uvrA gene encoding excinuclease ABC subunit UvrA — translation MSDHKDTHNFIYIKGAKENNLKDIDIVIPKNKLVVFTGVSGSGKSSLAFATIYEEGKRRYIDSLSSYARQFLGGTKKPNVESIHGLSPAVSIEQKTTQNNPRSTVGTITEIYDYLRLLFSKIGRPFCPNHKKEISVQKMNHILENIFSLPEDNLVMFLAPVISNKKGSHENLLQKIEREGFLRLRIDNEIYKLGSDEIKLDKNKKHNIDIVVDRFAINESNRQRIIDSINVAFEYGNGIAIVHDYNKNQDIRFSKLQACDQCDFNMPNIENRLFSFNSPYGMCSVCKGLGTNLEADFDLVAPENFLSIEQGGIKYFGKSVNTKSMEWQEFEVLLNYYNIDKQIPITDLTGRQLKIIKYGSDVEIAYNIISESGKEYKYDRRIEGILNKIERKYLETSSEDLRSWFKRFMSEFPCNHCHGSRLNNYALSVLINGLNIFEVGNLAISEAIEFFANLKLNEFENQVSKSILDEIKVRLSFLNNVGLEYLSLNRTAATLSGGESQRIRLASQIGSKLTGILYVLDEPSIGLHQKDNQKLIDSLKQMVEIGNTLIVVEHDEETILAADYIFDIGPLAGQQGGYLVAQGTINDIKNNPDSLTGQFLSGKREIEIPKIRRAGKKQFIIIEGATENNLKNIDVEIPLGKLVVITGVSGSGKSSLINEILVKGITKEIHGSQSRVGAHKAIKGIYNLDKLVAISQAPIGRTPRSNPATYTSVFDDIRDVFASTEQARTMGFNKGKFSFNLPYGRCDKCQGDGQIKIEMYFMPDIYVLCDHCGGKRYLPDVLEVKYKGKSIADVLEMSVEEAYSFFATRAKIKDKLQALMDVGLNYISLGQSATTLSGGEAQRIKLATYLQKKATGKSMFVLDEPTTGLHSYDVANLIQVLNRIVDNGDTVVVIEHNLDVIKVADYIIDLGPNGGSGGGQIVAKGTPEAVAKNPNSYTGLYLSMMLNTKD, via the coding sequence ATGTCTGACCACAAAGATACTCATAATTTTATTTATATTAAAGGTGCAAAAGAGAACAATTTAAAAGATATTGATATTGTTATTCCTAAAAATAAATTAGTAGTTTTTACTGGCGTTTCTGGTTCTGGAAAATCTTCTTTAGCCTTTGCAACTATTTATGAAGAAGGAAAAAGAAGATACATTGATTCGCTTAGTTCATATGCTAGACAATTCTTAGGTGGTACAAAAAAACCTAATGTTGAGTCTATTCATGGTCTATCACCAGCGGTCTCTATTGAACAAAAAACAACACAGAACAATCCTAGATCAACTGTGGGAACCATTACTGAAATTTATGATTATTTAAGATTATTGTTTTCAAAAATAGGTAGACCTTTTTGTCCAAACCACAAAAAAGAAATTAGTGTTCAAAAGATGAACCACATTCTGGAAAATATTTTTAGTTTACCAGAAGACAACTTAGTTATGTTTTTGGCACCTGTGATATCAAATAAAAAAGGTTCACATGAAAATTTGCTGCAAAAAATTGAACGCGAAGGTTTTTTAAGACTTCGAATTGATAACGAAATTTATAAATTAGGTAGTGATGAAATCAAGTTGGACAAAAACAAGAAACACAATATTGACATTGTTGTTGATAGATTTGCTATCAATGAATCTAATCGACAAAGAATAATTGATTCAATCAATGTTGCCTTTGAATATGGAAATGGTATTGCAATTGTGCATGATTATAACAAAAACCAGGATATCAGATTTTCAAAATTGCAAGCTTGTGATCAATGTGATTTTAATATGCCAAATATCGAAAATCGTTTATTTTCCTTCAATTCTCCATATGGTATGTGTTCTGTTTGTAAAGGTTTGGGAACAAATTTAGAAGCTGATTTTGACTTAGTAGCGCCTGAAAATTTTCTCTCAATTGAACAAGGTGGGATTAAATATTTTGGCAAATCAGTCAATACCAAATCAATGGAATGGCAAGAATTTGAAGTACTTTTAAACTATTATAATATTGACAAGCAAATCCCAATTACTGATTTGACAGGAAGACAACTTAAGATAATTAAATATGGCTCTGATGTCGAAATTGCTTACAACATCATCTCTGAAAGTGGTAAAGAGTACAAATATGACCGCAGAATTGAAGGAATTTTAAACAAAATTGAAAGAAAATATCTAGAAACCTCAAGCGAAGATCTCCGAAGTTGATTTAAAAGGTTTATGTCTGAATTTCCTTGTAATCATTGCCACGGTTCACGACTCAATAATTATGCCTTATCTGTTTTAATTAACGGCTTAAATATCTTCGAAGTAGGGAATTTAGCAATTAGTGAAGCAATTGAATTTTTTGCTAATCTCAAACTAAATGAGTTTGAAAATCAAGTATCAAAGTCAATACTTGATGAAATTAAGGTGCGGCTTTCCTTTTTAAACAATGTTGGACTAGAATATTTAAGTTTAAACAGAACTGCAGCAACTCTTTCAGGTGGTGAATCACAAAGAATTCGTCTGGCAAGCCAAATAGGCTCTAAACTGACAGGAATTTTATATGTGCTAGATGAACCTTCGATAGGTTTACATCAAAAAGATAACCAAAAACTCATTGATTCTTTGAAACAGATGGTAGAAATTGGTAATACCTTAATCGTGGTAGAACACGACGAGGAAACTATTTTAGCTGCTGATTATATCTTCGACATCGGTCCACTTGCTGGTCAACAAGGAGGTTATTTAGTTGCCCAAGGTACTATAAATGATATCAAAAATAATCCAGATTCACTCACCGGTCAATTTTTAAGTGGCAAAAGAGAAATTGAAATTCCCAAAATAAGACGTGCTGGGAAAAAACAGTTTATCATTATTGAAGGTGCGACTGAAAACAATTTAAAAAATATCGATGTTGAAATTCCTTTAGGAAAACTAGTGGTCATCACTGGCGTCTCTGGATCTGGAAAATCTAGTCTCATTAATGAAATTTTAGTCAAAGGTATTACTAAAGAAATCCATGGTTCACAATCACGCGTGGGCGCGCATAAAGCTATCAAAGGAATTTATAATCTTGATAAATTGGTAGCTATATCACAGGCGCCGATTGGGCGCACACCGCGTTCCAATCCGGCAACTTATACTTCTGTTTTTGATGACATCAGAGATGTTTTTGCTTCGACAGAACAAGCAAGAACCATGGGTTTTAACAAGGGGAAATTTTCATTTAATCTACCTTATGGACGCTGTGACAAATGTCAAGGCGATGGGCAAATAAAAATTGAAATGTACTTTATGCCTGACATCTACGTCTTATGTGATCACTGTGGTGGCAAACGTTATTTACCTGATGTTCTTGAAGTTAAATACAAAGGAAAATCGATTGCTGATGTATTAGAAATGTCAGTAGAAGAAGCTTATAGTTTTTTTGCAACACGAGCTAAAATCAAAGATAAATTACAAGCGCTAATGGATGTTGGTCTTAATTATATTAGTTTGGGACAATCCGCTACCACACTTTCAGGTGGTGAAGCTCAACGTATCAAACTAGCAACATATTTGCAAAAAAAGGCAACTGGAAAATCAATGTTTGTCCTTGATGAGCCAACCACAGGACTACACTCATATGATGTTGCTAATTTAATCCAAGTACTAAATCGCATTGTCGACAATGGTGACACTGTAGTAGTTATTGAACATAATTTAGATGTCATCAAAGTGGCTGATTATATTATCGATTTGGGACCAAATGGGGGCTCCGGAGGTGGTCAAATTGTTGCAAAAGGAACACCTGAAGCTGTTGCAAAAAACCCAAATTCATATACTGGTTTGTATTTATCTATGATGTTAAATACAAAGGATTAA